From Suncus etruscus isolate mSunEtr1 chromosome 6, mSunEtr1.pri.cur, whole genome shotgun sequence, one genomic window encodes:
- the GUCA2A gene encoding guanylin, whose translation MNSFLLSTLCILGACAALAGGVMVQEGKFSFSLESVKKLKDLQEFQEPSIWNSKEFDGPLVPTLCKNPEFPEELKPLCKEPNAPQMLHRLVAIAENPSTCEICAFAACAGC comes from the exons ATGAATTCCTTCCTGCTTTCCACACTATGCATCCTTGGGGCCTGTGCAGCCCTGGCAGGGGGTGTCATGGTACAG GAAGGgaagttttccttttctctagagTCTGTGAAGAAGCTCAAGGATCTACAGGAGTTCCAGGAGCCCAGCATTTGGAACAGCAAGGAGTTTGATGGCCCCTTGGTTCCCACCCTCTGTAAAAATCCAGAGTTTCCAGAGGAGCTCAAGCCGCTGTGCAAGGAGCCCAACGCCCCTCAGATGCTCCACAGGCTGG TGGCCATCGCCGAGAACCCAAGCACATGTGAGATCTGTGCCTTCGCTGCCTGTGCTGGATGCTAA
- the GUCA2B gene encoding guanylate cyclase activator 2B: MGTHTIRKLLTSAVMVFLLLLLQRTQSVTIQYQGFEVQLDSMKKLHDLEEKGLLRDLLQSQSLQSPVCSHPDLPRDLQPVCASQDATSILQALRKISNDNCELCENVACTGCM, encoded by the exons ATGGGTACCCACACAATACGGAAGCTGCTGACCAGTGCAGTCATGGtcttcctgctgctgctgctgcagagaACACAGTCAGTGACCATTCAG TACCAAGGCTTCGAGGTCCAGTTGGACTCCATGAAGAAGCTCCATGACCTGGAGGAGAAAGGCTTGCTCAGAGACCTTCTGCAGAGCCAGAGCCTCCAGTCCCCAGTGTGCTCCCACCCAGACCTGCCAAGGGATCTTCAGCCAGTCTGTGCCTCCCAGGATGCCACCAGCATTCTACAAGCCTTGA GAAAAATCTCTAATGACAACTGCGAGCTGTGTGAGAATGTGGCCTGCACCGGCTGCATGTGA